The Blautia pseudococcoides genome segment TGGCGCGGGCGGATTATAAGACAAAAGGCATGATGGAGTATCTGTCCACGGTTCCCATCATGATTCCGGAAATTATTCTGGGCATGGTATTTCTTGCCTTTTTCTCCTTATTAAACCTGCCTTTTGGTATGACAACCCTGGTAATTGCGCATACTACATTTTGTATTCCCTATATATTTATGATGGTGAAGGCAAGGCTTGTGGGAATTGACAGGTCTTTGGAGGAGGCCGCCCGGGATTTGGGGGCATCTCAGATCCGGACCTTTTTTGACATAACACTGCCGCTGATCATGCCGGCGGTTCTGTCGGGAAGCCTGCTTGCATTTGCCATGTCCTTTGATGATGTGGTCATCAGTATTTTTGTAAACGGTCCAAGGCTCAACACCCTCCCGGTGAAAGTTTACACCCAGTTAAAGACAGGGGTGACGCCGGAGATCAACGCGCTTTGCACCATAATTTTAGTGGCCATCGTACTGGTCCTGGGCATTT includes the following:
- a CDS encoding ABC transporter permease, with the translated sequence MRKKHKLSGIYLAVLLLIMYLPIVMVVIFSFNESKLTASFTGFSLKWYETLWHDRDIKEALFNSILLGVISCAVSAVIGTLGAVGMARADYKTKGMMEYLSTVPIMIPEIILGMVFLAFFSLLNLPFGMTTLVIAHTTFCIPYIFMMVKARLVGIDRSLEEAARDLGASQIRTFFDITLPLIMPAVLSGSLLAFAMSFDDVVISIFVNGPRLNTLPVKVYTQLKTGVTPEINALCTIILVAIVLVLGISALVQKRQERRRGELSER